The genomic segment GTATTTCGGATTTTAAGAGCTGTTAAAAACCGGTTTGGCTCTACTAATGAAATAGGTGTGTTTGAAATGAAGGAAAAAGGACTGGATGAGGTTCCCAATCCTTCTGCTGTTTTTCTTTCAGAACGGCCTTCTAATGCCCCTGGTTCTGTTGTTACTACCAGTATGGAAGGAACACGCCCTATTCTTATAGAGATTCAAGCTCTTGCCAGTGCCACTAGTTTTGGAAATCCCAGACGTACAATTCTTGGTTTGGATCAAAACAAGGTAGCACTGCTTGTGGCTGTTATGGAAAAAAAACTGGGACTTCATCTTATGGGACATGATATTTTCATGAATGTTGCAGGAGGAGTTAAGGTACTGGAACCTGCTGTTGATATGGGCATTGTTGCTGCAATAGCCTCCAGTTTCCTTGATCGTCCCTTGCCCAAGGGCTGTATTGTTATGGGAGAAATAGGGCTTACAGGTGAAGTAAGAGCAATAAGCCATATTGAAACCAGGGTTTCTGAAACCTGGAAAATGGGTTTTACACGGTGTATTGTGCCAAAAAGCAATGTAAAACGCATGACAGAGGTTGAAGGTATTGAAATCATAGGAGTAAATACTGTAATCCAGGCTGTTGAAACCTTGTTTTAAATAAAAACCCTGTATTGTTAGTAAGTGTTGTATATACAAAACCTAAATCTTGACTTACAAATAAGATAATTATATGAAACCGCAAAATAAAAAAAAGAACACCTGGGATGACCATTTAACACGCAAGGCCAGAAAGGATAATTATCCTGCCAGGTCTGTTTATAAACTTGAGGAAATACAAAAAAAAACTAAAATAATTAAAAAAGGCCAAAATATCCTGGATCTAGGATCTGCTCCAGGCTCATGGCTCTTATATGCTTCTGAAGTAACAGGAAACAAGGGCAGGGTTGTAGGGATTGATCTTAAACCTGTTACAATTAAGCTTCCTGCCCATGCACAGGCTTATACAGGCGATATACTTTCAATGGATACAG from the Desulfonema limicola genome contains:
- a CDS encoding SAM-dependent methyltransferase, whose product is MKPQNKKKNTWDDHLTRKARKDNYPARSVYKLEEIQKKTKIIKKGQNILDLGSAPGSWLLYASEVTGNKGRVVGIDLKPVTIKLPAHAQAYTGDILSMDTELLEKIGKDYNLVISDMAPDTTGNKNVDAARSYNLSEAALNIAGDLLLPGGNFICKIFQGSDFEQFLLMVKTQFSKYKIFKPQSSRKASKEIFIIGLGKK